From the Chloroflexus aurantiacus J-10-fl genome, one window contains:
- a CDS encoding LacI family DNA-binding transcriptional regulator codes for MFQSIGLSSTEQDDQHFVGIYQQTTQQAYSADVLAIRFYQMEIQMTLEEIARLAGCSRSTVSRVINHDPHVSPEMRERVWQIIKEHDFQPNLAARALAGRRSRVIGLVIPHPLSTIFTDPYFSVLIQGCAKACDERGYYLMLSLVLRQEDDTYQWLIHARHIDGLLLAPPLMDDPFVQHLLAKRLPLVMIGRIPGRTDISSVNVDNLKGAILATQHLLKLGYSKIATITGLMSLVGAYDRLEGYLCALREAGIEPHPEYIQGGDWSEASGKYAMQRLLQVTPRPDAVFAANDSMAVGAIKAIQAAGLKVPDDIAVVGFDNLPVATTIDPPLTTVHHPIEQIGFLAAATLIEQLETCTTQAAKVSVQHIVLPTRLIVRMSCGAALRRSTHPKTH; via the coding sequence GTGTTCCAAAGTATTGGCCTATCAAGTACTGAGCAAGATGATCAGCATTTTGTGGGTATTTACCAACAAACAACACAACAAGCATACAGTGCTGATGTACTCGCAATTCGTTTCTACCAAATGGAGATACAGATGACACTAGAAGAAATTGCGCGCCTTGCCGGTTGTTCACGCTCGACAGTCTCTCGGGTGATTAACCACGATCCACATGTGAGTCCAGAAATGCGAGAGCGAGTATGGCAAATCATTAAAGAGCACGATTTTCAGCCTAATCTTGCAGCACGCGCATTAGCTGGTCGTCGCAGTCGAGTCATCGGTCTGGTCATACCTCATCCACTCAGCACGATTTTTACCGATCCGTATTTTTCAGTATTGATTCAGGGGTGTGCAAAGGCATGTGATGAGCGTGGGTATTATTTGATGCTATCACTGGTGCTACGACAAGAAGACGACACCTATCAATGGTTAATTCACGCTCGACACATAGATGGTCTGCTTCTGGCACCACCGTTGATGGATGACCCGTTCGTGCAGCATTTGTTGGCCAAACGACTGCCGCTTGTCATGATCGGTCGAATTCCTGGTCGCACAGATATTTCTTCGGTGAATGTTGATAACCTCAAAGGCGCTATCCTGGCTACGCAGCATCTGTTGAAGCTTGGCTACTCGAAGATTGCCACTATTACCGGTTTAATGAGCCTGGTCGGCGCCTATGATCGCCTGGAAGGCTATCTGTGTGCGCTGCGCGAGGCGGGTATCGAGCCGCATCCGGAATATATTCAGGGGGGCGATTGGTCAGAAGCCAGCGGAAAGTACGCTATGCAACGCCTATTGCAGGTTACCCCTCGGCCTGATGCCGTGTTTGCTGCCAATGACAGCATGGCTGTCGGCGCGATAAAAGCAATCCAGGCGGCGGGGTTGAAGGTTCCTGATGATATTGCCGTAGTGGGATTTGATAACTTGCCGGTAGCGACAACGATTGATCCGCCTCTGACTACGGTACATCATCCAATTGAGCAGATCGGCTTTCTGGCTGCTGCTACGCTAATTGAACAGTTAGAGACCTGTACAACCCAGGCGGCGAAAGTTAGTGTTCAGCATATTGTCCTACCTACCAGGTTGATTGTTCGTATGTCTTGTGGAGCAGCGCTGCGACGTAGCACTCATCCCAAGACTCATTAA
- a CDS encoding alpha-1,4-glucan--maltose-1-phosphate maltosyltransferase, which produces MTVKESRTRTRRTAAKAKLDLSVIGEGRRRVIIEAVEPIIDGGRYPVKRIIGDTLVVSCDLFADGHDELAAVVRHRPVSAKTWHEAPMRLLVNDRWEGQFTLNSIGRHEFQVVAWIDRFATWVHQLEKRLAAGQDVRVDLQIGAALVGEAARNASGADAAVLHVAEAALIAGDVDTAFAAEIHSLMAVHLPRRFATESEIYPITVERERARFSAWYELFPRSAADEPGRHGTFRDVIKRLPYIAELGFDVLYLPPIHPIGYTFRKGKNNSLNAGPNDPGSPWAIGNADGGHMSIHPELGTLDDFRALVREAQKYGIEVALDIAFQCSPDHPYVREHPEWFRARPDGTIQYAENPPKKYQDIYPFDFESEDWQGLWQELRRVFEFWIEQGVRIFRVDNPHTKSFRFWDWCLNSLKSAHPDLIFLSEAFTRPKVMYHLAKIGFTQSYTYYTWRTTKHELTSYLQELNTRPVSDFFIPNFWPNTPDILTPQFYAGQRSVFMTRAAMAATLTASWGMYGPVYELMEHTPVAGREEYINNEKYEIRHWNLDAPHSLRGYIGQLNRIRREHPALHRNDTLRFHRVDIDFHEHEWLLAYSKTSPDGSDIILVVVNLDPERTHSGWVQVPLNDWNVNGVFQAHDLLTDARYTWSGEYNYVQLSPMAPVHIFCIRRLRRDERGFEYFA; this is translated from the coding sequence ATGACCGTCAAGGAGTCACGCACTCGTACTCGCCGCACGGCGGCAAAAGCGAAACTCGATCTATCGGTGATCGGTGAAGGACGGCGACGGGTCATTATTGAAGCGGTTGAGCCAATCATTGATGGTGGTCGTTATCCGGTGAAGCGAATCATCGGTGATACGCTGGTGGTCAGTTGCGATCTGTTTGCCGATGGTCATGATGAACTGGCAGCAGTAGTACGCCATCGACCGGTCAGCGCTAAGACATGGCATGAAGCACCAATGCGCTTACTGGTCAATGATCGTTGGGAAGGTCAGTTTACCCTGAATAGCATCGGTCGGCATGAGTTTCAGGTTGTGGCCTGGATCGACCGTTTTGCGACCTGGGTGCATCAACTTGAGAAGCGGTTGGCTGCCGGGCAAGATGTGCGGGTCGATTTGCAGATCGGTGCCGCGCTGGTTGGTGAGGCTGCACGCAATGCCAGTGGCGCTGATGCTGCGGTGCTGCATGTCGCCGAAGCGGCCCTGATTGCCGGTGACGTTGATACAGCCTTTGCCGCTGAAATCCACTCCTTGATGGCTGTCCATTTGCCACGCCGATTTGCTACCGAGTCTGAGATTTACCCGATAACAGTCGAACGCGAACGAGCACGCTTTTCCGCCTGGTACGAGCTGTTTCCCCGCTCGGCGGCTGACGAGCCGGGTCGCCACGGCACGTTCCGCGATGTGATCAAGCGGCTGCCGTACATTGCCGAACTCGGTTTTGATGTGCTGTACCTGCCACCGATCCATCCGATTGGATATACCTTCCGCAAGGGCAAAAATAACAGCCTGAATGCCGGCCCCAACGATCCGGGCAGCCCATGGGCGATTGGGAATGCCGATGGCGGGCATATGAGCATTCATCCCGAATTGGGCACATTGGATGATTTTCGGGCGCTGGTGCGCGAAGCGCAGAAATACGGTATCGAAGTAGCACTTGACATCGCGTTCCAATGCTCACCCGATCATCCGTACGTGCGTGAGCATCCAGAGTGGTTCCGCGCTCGCCCAGACGGAACCATCCAGTATGCCGAGAATCCACCGAAAAAATATCAGGATATCTACCCGTTCGATTTTGAATCGGAAGACTGGCAGGGGCTATGGCAAGAGCTGCGCCGGGTCTTCGAGTTCTGGATCGAGCAGGGTGTGCGTATCTTTCGGGTGGATAACCCGCATACCAAGAGCTTTCGCTTCTGGGACTGGTGTCTGAACTCGCTGAAGAGTGCGCATCCCGACCTGATCTTTCTCTCGGAAGCGTTCACCCGGCCAAAGGTGATGTACCATCTGGCCAAGATTGGCTTTACGCAGAGCTATACCTATTACACCTGGCGCACTACCAAACACGAGTTGACCAGCTATCTGCAGGAATTGAATACCCGCCCGGTCAGTGATTTCTTCATTCCCAATTTCTGGCCGAATACGCCTGACATTCTGACCCCACAGTTTTACGCTGGTCAGCGCTCGGTGTTTATGACCCGCGCTGCGATGGCGGCGACGTTGACGGCCAGTTGGGGTATGTACGGCCCGGTGTATGAATTGATGGAGCACACGCCGGTAGCCGGACGTGAAGAGTACATTAACAATGAGAAGTACGAAATCCGGCACTGGAATCTCGATGCACCGCACAGCCTGCGCGGCTATATCGGCCAGCTCAATCGGATTCGGCGTGAGCATCCGGCCCTTCACCGGAATGACACCCTGCGCTTCCACCGCGTAGACATCGATTTTCACGAGCACGAATGGTTGCTCGCGTATAGCAAGACATCACCGGACGGCAGCGACATCATTCTGGTGGTGGTCAACCTTGACCCCGAACGTACCCACAGTGGTTGGGTTCAGGTGCCGCTGAACGACTGGAACGTGAATGGCGTGTTCCAGGCCCACGATCTGTTGACGGACGCACGTTACACCTGGTCGGGAGAGTATAATTACGTGCAGCTCAGCCCGATGGCTCCCGTCCATATCTTTTGTATTCGCCGGCTCCGCCGTGACGAGCGCGGCTTTGAGTATTTCGCCTGA
- the treS gene encoding maltose alpha-D-glucosyltransferase yields the protein MNRVRPAKTPTLLADDPLWYKDAVIYELHVRAFCDSNGDGIGDFPGLTSKLDYLQDLGVTAIWLLPFYPSPLRDDGYDIADYTNIHPNYGTLADFKVFIREAHRRGLRVITELVCNHTSDQHPWFQRARRAKPGTSARNFYVWSDTPDRYKDARIIFKDFETSNWTWDPVAQAYYWHRFYSHQPDLNFENPAVQRAVFKAMEFWLDLGVDGMRLDAIPYLYEAEGTNCENLPETHAFLKRLRKHMDEKYQGRMFLAEANQWPEDAVAYFGDGDECHMAFHFPVMPRLFMSVHLENRYPIIDIMRQTPPIPDNCQWAIFLRNHDELTLEMVTDEERDYMYRVYARDPQARINLGIRRRLAPLLGNHRRKIELMNGLLFSLPGTPVIYYGDEIGMGDNIYLGDRNGVRTPMQWSGDRNAGFSRANPQQLYLPVITDPEYHYETVNVETQSANQHSLLWWTKRLIALRKRYAAFGRGTLEFLYPENRKVLCFLRKTEDQILLAVFNLSRFVQGVELDLSPYRGLMPVELFGQVEFPPIGDQPYFLTLGPHSFYWFTLTPQRIEGVRLPTPQPETELVEIPVDAIEWDAIFYDGRQARLERVLPDYLRYRRWFGAKTRKIKQVQVSEFARLDYAGGPAYLTLLQVTYVEGAPETYLLPMAYAEGERADQILADQRHMVIARLRVGRRPEAGILYDPLGERRFASALLELIIGRRRLRGEAGGELVGGTTRALRKLLGGSDGLEPSLMRGEQSNSSINFGGRLIMKLFRKIELGRNPDLELGRFLTEEVGFPHTPPVAGYIEYLRGKDEPLTLAIVQGYVQNEGDAFDYALDVVRRYYDTVLTRTDVVPPVVKASVAGMLAAAHQPPPALVEELIGGYLESARLLGQRTAEMHQALAKGSGPAMAPEPFSTLYQRSIYQSIRSLIGQTLQDLRKLLPSLPATVRPAAERVTQSEEALLARLQRITGDKIETVRIRIHGDYHLEQVLFTGKDYMIIDFEGEPLRPISERRIKRSPLRDVAGMLRSYQYVAYAALYAHNGASRSAEEIERLQRWADMWSFWVCAAFLNGYLTTAGHEAFVPQDQADLEALLETFVVEKAVYELGYEMNNRPDWLPIPINGILRQIEE from the coding sequence ATGAACCGTGTACGCCCGGCCAAGACGCCGACTCTGTTAGCCGATGATCCGCTCTGGTACAAAGATGCGGTCATCTACGAATTGCACGTGCGCGCTTTTTGCGATAGCAATGGTGATGGTATCGGAGATTTTCCCGGTCTGACCAGCAAGCTCGACTATCTGCAAGATTTGGGCGTAACGGCAATCTGGCTGCTCCCCTTCTATCCCTCACCGCTGCGCGATGATGGCTACGATATAGCCGATTATACGAACATTCATCCCAATTACGGCACGCTGGCCGATTTTAAGGTGTTTATTCGCGAAGCCCATCGGCGTGGGCTGCGCGTCATCACCGAGCTTGTCTGTAACCACACCTCTGACCAGCACCCCTGGTTTCAACGTGCCCGGCGGGCTAAGCCCGGTACTTCAGCCCGCAACTTTTATGTCTGGTCGGATACACCCGACCGCTACAAGGACGCCCGGATCATCTTCAAAGATTTTGAGACCAGTAACTGGACGTGGGATCCAGTGGCGCAGGCGTACTACTGGCACCGCTTCTACAGCCATCAACCCGATCTCAACTTTGAAAATCCGGCTGTCCAGCGGGCTGTCTTCAAGGCGATGGAGTTCTGGCTCGATCTGGGAGTCGATGGCATGCGTCTCGATGCCATCCCCTACCTCTACGAAGCAGAGGGCACCAATTGCGAGAACCTGCCGGAAACCCACGCCTTTCTCAAACGCTTACGTAAGCATATGGACGAAAAGTACCAGGGGCGTATGTTTCTCGCCGAGGCCAATCAATGGCCAGAAGACGCGGTTGCCTATTTCGGGGATGGCGATGAGTGCCATATGGCCTTTCACTTCCCGGTGATGCCCCGCCTCTTTATGTCGGTTCACCTTGAGAATCGCTATCCGATCATTGATATTATGCGGCAAACGCCGCCAATACCCGACAATTGCCAGTGGGCAATCTTTCTGCGCAATCACGATGAACTGACCCTCGAAATGGTCACCGATGAAGAGCGCGACTATATGTACCGGGTCTACGCTCGCGATCCCCAGGCCCGGATTAATCTCGGCATTCGCCGACGACTGGCACCATTGCTCGGCAACCATCGCCGCAAGATCGAGTTAATGAACGGATTGCTCTTCTCGCTGCCCGGTACGCCGGTGATCTATTACGGTGATGAGATCGGGATGGGCGATAACATCTACCTCGGCGACCGCAACGGTGTGCGCACGCCGATGCAGTGGAGCGGTGATCGGAATGCCGGTTTTTCGCGGGCTAATCCTCAGCAACTCTATCTGCCGGTAATTACCGATCCGGAGTATCACTACGAGACGGTCAACGTCGAGACGCAAAGCGCCAATCAGCATTCATTGTTATGGTGGACGAAACGCCTGATTGCACTACGGAAGCGTTACGCCGCATTTGGCCGGGGCACGCTCGAATTTCTCTATCCCGAAAATCGTAAGGTGCTCTGTTTCCTGCGCAAAACCGAGGATCAGATTCTCCTGGCCGTTTTCAATCTGTCGCGGTTTGTTCAGGGTGTCGAACTCGATCTCTCGCCGTACCGTGGCCTGATGCCGGTTGAGCTATTCGGTCAGGTGGAATTTCCACCGATTGGCGATCAGCCCTATTTCCTGACCCTTGGCCCACACAGCTTCTACTGGTTTACGCTAACACCGCAACGGATTGAAGGAGTACGCTTGCCCACACCCCAACCTGAAACCGAACTGGTTGAGATTCCGGTTGATGCGATTGAGTGGGATGCGATCTTCTACGATGGCCGGCAGGCGCGGCTTGAGCGAGTCTTACCCGATTACCTGCGTTATCGGCGCTGGTTTGGGGCCAAAACACGCAAGATCAAACAGGTGCAGGTAAGCGAGTTTGCCCGTCTCGATTATGCCGGTGGCCCAGCCTACCTGACACTGTTGCAGGTCACCTATGTTGAAGGCGCCCCAGAAACCTACTTGTTGCCGATGGCGTATGCCGAAGGCGAGCGCGCCGACCAGATACTGGCCGATCAACGCCACATGGTGATTGCCCGCCTACGGGTTGGCCGTCGACCTGAAGCCGGTATCCTGTACGACCCACTCGGTGAGCGTCGCTTTGCGTCGGCGCTCCTGGAACTGATAATCGGACGACGCCGTCTACGGGGTGAAGCCGGTGGAGAGCTGGTGGGTGGCACGACCCGTGCGCTCCGCAAGCTTCTCGGCGGTAGTGATGGCCTGGAACCGAGTTTGATGCGTGGCGAGCAGAGCAATTCATCGATCAATTTTGGTGGTCGGCTCATTATGAAGCTCTTCCGTAAGATCGAGCTGGGCCGCAATCCCGATCTGGAACTGGGACGTTTCCTGACCGAAGAGGTTGGGTTCCCCCATACACCACCGGTAGCCGGCTACATTGAATATCTGCGCGGCAAAGATGAACCGTTGACGCTGGCAATCGTTCAGGGCTATGTGCAGAACGAAGGTGATGCCTTCGATTACGCGCTCGATGTCGTGCGCCGCTACTATGATACGGTGCTCACCCGTACCGATGTCGTGCCACCGGTTGTGAAGGCAAGCGTTGCCGGCATGCTCGCGGCTGCGCATCAGCCACCGCCAGCCCTGGTTGAGGAATTGATCGGTGGTTACCTCGAGTCGGCACGCCTGCTCGGTCAGCGGACTGCGGAGATGCATCAGGCTCTGGCCAAAGGAAGTGGACCGGCAATGGCACCTGAACCCTTCTCGACCCTCTACCAGCGCTCAATCTACCAGAGTATTCGGAGTCTGATCGGGCAAACCCTGCAAGATTTGCGGAAACTGCTGCCGTCGTTGCCGGCAACCGTTCGTCCGGCGGCAGAGCGTGTTACCCAGAGTGAAGAGGCGCTCCTGGCGCGGTTGCAACGGATTACCGGTGACAAGATCGAGACGGTGCGTATTCGCATTCACGGTGACTACCATCTCGAACAGGTGCTCTTCACCGGCAAAGATTACATGATTATCGACTTCGAGGGTGAACCACTGCGCCCAATCAGCGAGCGGCGGATCAAACGCTCACCGTTGCGTGATGTGGCCGGCATGTTGCGCTCATACCAGTATGTCGCCTATGCCGCTCTATATGCCCATAATGGTGCAAGCAGAAGCGCTGAAGAGATCGAGCGACTTCAGCGCTGGGCTGATATGTGGAGTTTCTGGGTCTGTGCAGCCTTTCTTAATGGCTATCTGACCACAGCCGGCCATGAAGCATTCGTCCCCCAGGATCAGGCCGATCTCGAAGCCCTGCTCGAGACGTTTGTCGTCGAAAAAGCCGTCTACGAACTGGGTTACGAGATGAACAATCGCCCTGACTGGCTGCCGATCCCGATCAACGGCATCTTACGCCAGATTGAAGAATGA
- the glgB gene encoding 1,4-alpha-glucan branching protein GlgB has product MSDTEKPRRTRRKQVANTDEPSTTVTASTTDAPTATIEEPSAAARAMMTSILSEDDIYLFNQGTHYRLYDKFGAQPVVLEGVPGTYFAVWAPNAEYVAVIGDWNNWDAGANPLRQRGFSGVWEGFIPHVGKGMRYKFHIASRYYGYREDKTDPFGTYFEVAPQTAAIIWDRDYTWSDQQWMSERGQRQRLDAPISIYEVHLGSWRRKPEEDNRPLNYRELAHELVEHVKDCGFTHVELLPVTEHPFYGSWGYQSTGMFAPTSRYGTPQDFMYFVDYLHQNGIGVILDWVPSHFPTDGHGLAYFDGTHLYEHADPRKGYHPDWGSYIYNYGRNEVRSFLISSALCWLDKFHIDGIRVDAVASMLYLDYSRRAGEWIPNEYGGNENLEAISFLRELNTQIYKYYPDVQTIAEESTAWPMVSRPVYVGGLGFGFKWDMGWMHDTLQYFRRDPIYRRFHHNELTFRGLYMFSENYVLPLSHDEVVHGKGSLLDKMAGDVWQKFANLRLLYSYMFAQPGKKLLFMGGEFGQWREWSHDTSLDWHLLMFPSHQGVQRLIGDLNRLYRTEPALHELDCDPRGFEWIDANDADASVYSFLRKSRYGEQILIVINATPVVREDYRIGVPVGGWWRELFNSDSEYYWGSGQGNAGGVMAEAIPTHGRDFSLRLRLPPLGALFLKPAG; this is encoded by the coding sequence ATGAGTGATACCGAAAAACCTCGCCGCACCCGCCGTAAACAGGTGGCGAATACTGATGAGCCTTCCACGACAGTGACGGCCTCGACCACGGATGCACCAACCGCAACCATTGAGGAACCTTCGGCGGCTGCTCGTGCTATGATGACCAGTATCCTCAGCGAGGATGATATTTATCTGTTCAACCAGGGCACCCATTACCGCTTGTACGACAAATTTGGTGCTCAGCCGGTGGTGCTGGAAGGTGTACCGGGCACCTATTTTGCGGTTTGGGCACCAAATGCCGAGTATGTGGCCGTGATCGGCGACTGGAATAACTGGGACGCCGGTGCCAACCCGCTCCGGCAGCGCGGCTTTTCGGGTGTGTGGGAGGGATTTATCCCCCACGTCGGTAAAGGCATGCGCTACAAGTTCCACATCGCCTCGCGCTACTACGGCTATCGCGAAGACAAGACAGATCCCTTCGGCACCTACTTCGAGGTCGCACCGCAGACGGCTGCCATTATCTGGGATCGCGATTACACCTGGTCGGATCAACAGTGGATGAGCGAACGGGGGCAGCGGCAGCGCCTCGATGCGCCGATCTCCATCTACGAAGTGCATTTGGGATCGTGGCGGCGCAAACCGGAAGAGGATAACCGTCCGCTCAATTACCGTGAACTGGCCCACGAGCTGGTCGAGCATGTGAAAGATTGTGGCTTTACCCACGTTGAGCTGTTACCGGTCACCGAGCATCCCTTCTACGGTTCCTGGGGGTATCAATCGACGGGTATGTTCGCGCCGACCAGCCGGTACGGAACGCCGCAAGACTTCATGTATTTTGTGGATTATCTGCATCAAAACGGGATTGGGGTGATCCTCGATTGGGTGCCCAGCCACTTCCCGACCGACGGTCATGGGCTGGCCTACTTCGATGGTACCCATCTCTACGAACACGCCGATCCGCGTAAAGGCTACCATCCCGACTGGGGAAGCTATATTTACAACTATGGTCGGAACGAGGTACGAAGCTTCCTGATCAGCTCGGCGCTCTGCTGGCTGGATAAGTTTCACATTGACGGGATACGGGTTGATGCGGTTGCGAGCATGCTCTATCTCGACTATTCGCGCCGAGCCGGCGAGTGGATTCCCAACGAATACGGTGGGAACGAAAATCTGGAGGCGATTAGCTTCCTGCGCGAATTGAACACCCAGATTTACAAGTACTACCCTGATGTGCAGACAATTGCCGAGGAGAGCACAGCCTGGCCGATGGTATCGCGACCGGTCTACGTTGGTGGATTGGGCTTCGGCTTCAAGTGGGACATGGGCTGGATGCACGATACCCTGCAGTATTTCCGGCGCGATCCGATCTACCGGCGCTTTCATCACAACGAATTGACCTTCCGTGGCCTCTACATGTTCAGCGAGAACTACGTGCTACCACTCTCGCACGATGAGGTCGTTCACGGCAAAGGGTCACTGCTCGACAAGATGGCCGGCGATGTCTGGCAAAAGTTTGCCAACCTGCGCCTGCTCTACAGCTATATGTTTGCTCAACCCGGTAAAAAACTGCTCTTCATGGGTGGTGAATTCGGACAGTGGCGCGAATGGTCACACGACACCAGCCTGGACTGGCACTTACTGATGTTTCCCTCCCATCAGGGCGTACAACGATTGATTGGCGATCTTAACCGTCTCTACCGTACTGAGCCGGCCTTGCACGAACTGGACTGTGATCCACGTGGGTTTGAGTGGATCGATGCCAATGATGCCGATGCCAGCGTCTACAGCTTTCTGCGCAAGAGCCGCTACGGCGAGCAAATTCTGATCGTGATCAATGCCACGCCGGTCGTGCGTGAGGATTACCGAATTGGGGTACCGGTGGGTGGCTGGTGGCGTGAATTGTTTAACAGCGACTCGGAGTATTATTGGGGAAGTGGGCAAGGCAATGCCGGCGGCGTGATGGCCGAAGCAATTCCAACCCATGGCCGGGATTTTTCGTTGCGACTGCGCCTGCCGCCCCTGGGTGCGCTCTTCCTGAAACCTGCCGGCTAA
- the treZ gene encoding malto-oligosyltrehalose trehalohydrolase, producing MFDLPLPGAIYRADGTTAFTLWAPTANRVELMLLDPTPQTIAMQPIGYGCWHVVTTAAPGSRYRYRLDGNRERPDPASRCQPEGVHGPSAVVDHAFAWTDTAWRGVPLSDLVIYELHVGTFTPEGTFEAIIPHLPLLRDLGITAIELMPVAHFPGVRNWGYDGVYLYAPHTAYGGVTGLKRLVDAAHAHGIAVLLDVVYNHFGPEGNYLWDIAPPAFTNRYQTPWGAAINYDGPESDLVRWLIIENALEWLREYHIDGLRLDATHAIFDVSPYHVLEELADRVQAQAIRLGRPAYLFAEHPLNDPRFARPKVLGGYGLSGVWSDDFHHALHTLLTGEQRGYYEGFGSIEQMATALERSFVFAGEYSPHARRRFGRDPSDLAVEQFVVFAQNHDQVGNRALGDRLGATLSEAQMRLVAATVLLSPYTPLIFMGEEYNEPAPFQYFTDHSDPALIEGVREGRKREFAYFLSPGQEVPDPQDPATFTRSKLNHALRTVGRHAAHQAFYRELLSLRRALPGLRQRPRTRIVDRVIVVEWPSIRLLLNFGAEPARITLTADSWRIRMDSADPPSATFTNGWVTCVGHSAVLLTAEAS from the coding sequence ATGTTTGATCTTCCTCTCCCTGGCGCAATCTATCGCGCCGATGGTACAACTGCTTTCACCTTATGGGCACCGACTGCAAACCGGGTCGAACTGATGTTACTCGACCCCACACCGCAGACGATAGCGATGCAACCGATTGGCTATGGCTGCTGGCATGTGGTTACCACGGCAGCACCGGGCAGTCGCTACCGCTATCGCCTTGACGGCAACCGCGAGCGACCCGATCCGGCTTCACGTTGCCAGCCTGAAGGAGTGCATGGCCCGTCCGCCGTTGTCGATCACGCTTTTGCCTGGACTGACACGGCATGGCGGGGTGTACCGCTCTCCGACCTGGTCATTTACGAACTCCACGTTGGTACATTTACCCCGGAGGGAACGTTTGAGGCGATTATTCCTCACTTGCCACTCCTGCGTGATTTGGGGATCACGGCCATTGAGCTAATGCCGGTGGCACATTTTCCCGGTGTCCGCAACTGGGGGTACGACGGCGTGTACCTCTACGCACCGCATACCGCCTACGGTGGGGTGACCGGTTTGAAACGGCTGGTCGACGCCGCTCACGCGCATGGCATAGCCGTCCTGCTCGATGTGGTCTACAACCACTTTGGCCCGGAAGGGAATTATTTGTGGGATATTGCCCCTCCGGCCTTCACCAATCGCTACCAGACACCGTGGGGTGCTGCAATCAACTACGATGGCCCGGAGAGCGATCTGGTGCGCTGGCTGATCATCGAAAATGCGCTGGAGTGGCTCCGCGAATATCACATCGACGGCCTGCGCCTCGATGCGACGCACGCAATCTTCGATGTATCGCCGTACCACGTCCTCGAAGAACTGGCGGATCGGGTACAGGCGCAGGCAATCCGTCTGGGCCGACCGGCGTATCTCTTCGCCGAGCATCCGCTCAACGATCCGCGTTTTGCCCGCCCCAAGGTATTGGGAGGTTATGGGTTAAGCGGTGTCTGGTCGGATGATTTTCACCATGCGCTGCATACGTTGTTAACAGGAGAGCAGCGTGGGTACTACGAAGGCTTCGGCAGCATCGAGCAGATGGCAACTGCGCTCGAACGAAGCTTTGTCTTCGCCGGGGAATACTCGCCGCATGCCCGCCGCCGTTTTGGGCGTGACCCGTCTGATCTGGCAGTCGAGCAGTTCGTGGTCTTTGCCCAAAACCACGATCAGGTCGGCAATCGCGCATTGGGTGACCGGCTGGGGGCAACACTGAGTGAAGCGCAAATGCGACTGGTCGCGGCAACTGTGCTACTCAGCCCGTATACACCGTTGATCTTCATGGGTGAAGAGTACAACGAACCGGCACCGTTCCAGTATTTTACCGACCACAGCGATCCGGCACTTATCGAGGGGGTACGCGAGGGGCGCAAGCGCGAATTTGCATATTTTCTCAGTCCGGGGCAGGAGGTACCCGATCCCCAAGACCCGGCCACCTTCACCCGCTCGAAACTCAACCATGCGCTACGCACCGTTGGCCGCCACGCCGCGCATCAGGCATTCTACCGGGAACTATTGTCACTCCGCCGCGCTCTACCCGGCCTGCGCCAACGACCGCGAACCCGCATCGTTGATCGGGTAATTGTTGTAGAATGGCCCTCAATCAGGTTACTGCTCAATTTTGGGGCTGAACCGGCCCGAATTACATTGACTGCTGATTCCTGGCGCATCCGCATGGATAGTGCCGATCCGCCATCGGCAACCTTCACCAATGGATGGGTAACCTGTGTTGGTCACAGTGCTGTCTTACTCACAGCAGAAGCGTCATAA